A genomic region of Pseudomonas abietaniphila contains the following coding sequences:
- the modA gene encoding molybdate ABC transporter substrate-binding protein, with the protein MRATSLRLTLKSLAIAIAALSATGALADEVQVAVAANFTAPIQAIAKDFEKDTGHTLVASFGATGQFYTQIKNGAPFEVFLAADDTTPAKLESENEIVKGSRFTYAVGTLALWSAKDGYVDEKGQVLKDNTYAHLSLANPKAAPYGLAATQVLDKLGLTEATKPKIVEGQSIAQAYQFVQTGNAELGFVALSQVYKDGKLTGGSAWIVPANLHEPIKQDAVILNKGKDNPAAKALMEYLKGPKAAAIIKSYGYQL; encoded by the coding sequence ATGCGCGCTACCTCCCTTCGCCTCACGCTTAAATCCCTGGCCATCGCCATTGCCGCCCTCTCGGCGACAGGCGCCTTGGCCGACGAAGTGCAGGTGGCCGTAGCCGCTAACTTCACCGCCCCGATTCAGGCCATCGCCAAGGATTTCGAAAAAGACACCGGTCACACGCTGGTGGCTTCCTTCGGTGCCACAGGCCAGTTCTACACCCAAATCAAGAACGGCGCGCCCTTCGAGGTGTTCCTGGCCGCTGACGACACCACTCCGGCCAAGCTCGAAAGCGAAAACGAGATCGTCAAAGGCTCGCGTTTTACCTACGCGGTCGGCACCCTGGCGTTGTGGTCCGCCAAAGACGGTTATGTGGATGAGAAGGGGCAGGTGCTCAAGGACAACACCTACGCTCACCTGTCCCTCGCCAATCCTAAAGCCGCGCCTTACGGCCTGGCCGCCACTCAGGTACTCGACAAACTGGGCCTGACCGAGGCAACCAAACCCAAGATCGTGGAAGGTCAGAGCATTGCCCAGGCGTATCAATTCGTACAGACCGGCAACGCCGAACTGGGGTTCGTCGCGCTATCCCAGGTCTACAAGGACGGCAAGTTGACCGGCGGCTCGGCCTGGATCGTACCGGCGAACCTGCATGAACCGATCAAGCAAGACGCTGTGATCCTCAACAAAGGCAAGGACAACCCCGCCGCCAAAGCGCTGATGGAATACCTCAAAGGCCCGAAAGCCGCGGCAATCATCAAGTCCTACGGGTATCAACTGTAA
- a CDS encoding NAD(P)H-dependent flavin oxidoreductase codes for MIAWPDTRILKLLGIEVPILLAPMAGAAGSALAIEVGKAGGLPSLPCAMLSHDQIREEVATIRAGTRAPLNLNFFSHQNPDVNPEAAKAWKDLLQPYYQELGADFDAPTPTSNRAPFDEASCALVEELKPEVVSFHFGLPSAEYVKRVKAVGAKVISSATTVEEAVWLEQHGCDAIIAMGNEAGGHRGMFLSDALYTQVGTMALVPQIADSVSVPVIAAGGIADSRGVAAAFMLGASAVQLGTAYLFCPEAKTSKLHQAALRGATDSQTAVTNLFTGRPARGIVNRIMREIGPINAAAPAFPTAGGALMPLRAKAEPQGDDGFMNLWAGQAVGIKHQLPAEAWTRQLAIQTLERLAGVKN; via the coding sequence ATGATCGCCTGGCCCGACACCCGCATCCTCAAACTGCTTGGCATCGAGGTGCCTATCCTGCTGGCGCCGATGGCAGGCGCAGCAGGATCCGCGCTGGCAATCGAAGTCGGCAAAGCCGGCGGCCTGCCGTCACTGCCTTGCGCCATGCTCAGCCACGACCAGATCCGCGAAGAGGTCGCTACAATCCGTGCGGGGACTCGCGCACCTTTGAACCTCAACTTTTTCAGCCACCAGAACCCGGACGTGAACCCTGAGGCAGCCAAGGCCTGGAAGGACTTGTTGCAGCCTTACTATCAGGAGCTGGGGGCGGACTTCGACGCACCCACGCCGACCTCGAACCGCGCCCCCTTTGATGAGGCAAGCTGCGCGCTGGTGGAAGAGCTGAAACCTGAAGTGGTCAGCTTCCACTTCGGCCTGCCGTCTGCTGAATACGTGAAGCGCGTGAAGGCCGTCGGGGCCAAGGTGATTTCCTCTGCGACCACGGTCGAGGAAGCCGTGTGGCTGGAGCAACATGGCTGCGACGCCATTATCGCCATGGGCAACGAAGCGGGCGGCCACCGCGGTATGTTCCTCAGCGACGCGCTGTACACCCAGGTCGGTACCATGGCGCTCGTCCCGCAAATCGCCGACTCGGTCAGCGTGCCGGTGATTGCAGCGGGCGGGATCGCCGACAGTCGCGGTGTCGCAGCGGCCTTCATGCTAGGCGCCTCGGCCGTGCAACTGGGCACGGCTTATTTGTTTTGCCCGGAAGCCAAAACCTCGAAGCTGCATCAAGCGGCACTGCGGGGCGCCACCGACAGCCAGACCGCGGTGACCAACCTGTTTACCGGTCGTCCCGCACGCGGGATCGTCAATCGCATCATGCGGGAGATCGGTCCGATCAACGCCGCCGCGCCGGCCTTCCCTACCGCCGGTGGCGCGCTGATGCCGCTGCGCGCCAAAGCCGAACCTCAAGGCGACGATGGCTTCATGAACCTCTGGGCGGGTCAGGCGGTGGGGATCAAGCATCAATTGCCTGCTGAGGCATGGACGCGCCAACTCGCCATTCAAACCCTCGAACGACTGGCGGGCGTCAAAAACTGA
- a CDS encoding excinuclease ABC subunit UvrA: MTSAPPLPDDADTQSPASFTVAPDQPGFVRVRGAREHNLKDVDVDIPRDALVVFTGVSGSGKSSLAFSTLYAEAQRRYFESVAPYARRLIDQVGVPNVDSIEGLPPAVALQQQRGTPSTRSSVGSVTTLSSLIRMLYSRAGNYPAGQPMLYAEDFSPNLPQGACPECHGLGRVYEVSEDLMVPDDSLTIRQRAVASWPLAWQGQNQRDILVTLGYDVDIPWRDLPKKQRDWILFTEEQPTVPVYAGLTPEETRVALKRKLEPSYQGTFTGARRYVLHTFTHSQSALMKKRVSQFMRGSPCPLCDGKRLKREALSVTFAGLDIGELSQMPLLRLAEVLRPVAEGVFDANPYGDTLDRQQIDKARKQRVNAGGASHDSAPDVRSTPNLSIEKRLAAQRIAQDLLARVSTLTDLGLGYLALDRSTPTLSSGELQRLRLATQLGSQLFGVIYVLDEPSAGLHPADSEALFAALQQLKASGNSLFVVEHDLETMRRADWLIDVGPAAGEHGGRVLYSGPPAGLAQIQASQTRLHLFGEHSELRTSRRTATGWLRLEGVTRNNLNNLAAEFPLGCFTAVTGISGSGKSSLVSQALLELVGAELGRPAASNNDQEEPSLEDDAPQFTDGRITDGLDAIKRLVQVDQKPIGRTPRSNLATYTGLFDNVRKLFAATEDAKAAGYDAGQFSFNVAKGRCPVCEGEGFVSVELLFMPSVYAPCPTCHGARYNPDTLAIRWQNLTIAQVLQLTVEQAVDVFVDQPAVLRSLTVLRDIGLGYLRLGQPATELSGGEAQRIKLATELQRTQRGATLYVLDEPTTGLHPTDVDRLLKQLNALVDGGHTVIVVEHEMRVVAQSDWVIDIGPGAGDQGGHVVASGTPEKVAKSKASRTAPFLRAIIAG, encoded by the coding sequence ATGACCTCCGCGCCACCTTTGCCTGACGATGCCGACACACAGTCACCTGCTTCTTTCACCGTCGCGCCTGACCAACCGGGCTTTGTCCGCGTGCGGGGGGCCCGCGAGCACAACCTCAAGGATGTCGACGTCGATATCCCGCGCGACGCGCTCGTGGTGTTTACCGGTGTTTCCGGGTCGGGTAAGTCGTCACTGGCGTTCTCCACACTGTATGCCGAAGCTCAACGCCGCTATTTTGAATCGGTCGCGCCGTATGCGAGACGCTTGATTGATCAAGTCGGCGTGCCCAACGTCGACTCCATCGAAGGTCTGCCGCCAGCCGTGGCCTTGCAGCAGCAACGCGGCACGCCGAGCACTCGGTCTTCGGTCGGCAGCGTCACGACACTGTCCAGCCTGATCCGCATGCTGTACTCGCGGGCGGGTAACTACCCGGCCGGGCAACCGATGCTCTACGCCGAGGACTTCTCGCCCAACCTGCCCCAAGGCGCATGCCCTGAATGCCATGGGCTGGGCCGCGTTTACGAAGTGTCCGAAGATCTGATGGTGCCCGACGATTCCCTGACCATTCGTCAACGCGCTGTCGCATCCTGGCCGCTCGCGTGGCAAGGGCAGAACCAGCGCGACATCCTCGTCACCCTCGGTTACGACGTCGACATCCCGTGGCGTGATCTGCCGAAAAAACAGCGGGACTGGATTCTGTTCACGGAGGAGCAACCCACTGTCCCGGTGTATGCAGGCCTTACCCCTGAAGAGACCCGAGTGGCGCTCAAGCGCAAGTTGGAGCCCAGCTATCAGGGCACCTTCACCGGCGCCCGCCGCTACGTGCTGCACACCTTCACCCACTCGCAAAGCGCCTTGATGAAGAAGCGCGTATCGCAATTCATGCGCGGCAGCCCCTGCCCGTTGTGCGATGGCAAGCGACTGAAACGCGAGGCCCTCTCTGTCACCTTTGCCGGTCTGGACATCGGCGAACTCTCGCAAATGCCGCTGCTGCGACTGGCTGAAGTGCTGCGCCCGGTGGCCGAAGGCGTGTTCGACGCCAACCCCTACGGCGACACCCTTGACCGTCAGCAAATCGACAAAGCGCGCAAGCAACGCGTCAATGCCGGCGGTGCCTCACACGACAGCGCACCTGATGTCCGATCTACGCCGAACCTGTCCATCGAGAAACGCCTGGCGGCGCAGCGTATTGCCCAAGACCTGCTAGCGCGGGTCAGCACCCTGACCGACCTCGGCCTGGGCTATCTGGCCCTGGACCGCAGCACGCCGACATTGTCATCGGGCGAGCTGCAACGCCTGCGTCTGGCGACTCAGCTAGGGTCTCAATTATTTGGCGTGATCTACGTGCTGGACGAACCGTCGGCCGGACTGCACCCTGCGGACAGCGAAGCGCTGTTCGCTGCCCTTCAACAACTGAAGGCCTCCGGTAACTCCCTATTCGTCGTCGAGCACGATCTGGAAACCATGCGCCGCGCCGACTGGCTGATCGACGTCGGCCCGGCTGCCGGCGAACATGGGGGTCGCGTTCTTTACAGCGGCCCACCCGCAGGACTGGCGCAGATTCAGGCGTCACAGACCCGCCTGCACCTGTTCGGCGAGCACAGCGAACTGCGTACCTCGCGCCGCACTGCTACCGGCTGGCTGCGCCTGGAAGGCGTTACTCGAAACAACCTCAACAACCTCGCGGCCGAATTTCCGCTGGGATGCTTTACCGCCGTGACCGGCATCTCCGGCTCGGGCAAATCCAGCCTAGTCAGCCAGGCGCTGCTAGAACTTGTCGGAGCGGAACTGGGTCGCCCTGCTGCCAGCAACAATGACCAGGAAGAGCCCAGTCTGGAGGACGATGCGCCGCAGTTCACGGACGGGCGCATTACGGATGGGCTCGACGCCATCAAGCGGCTGGTCCAGGTGGATCAGAAACCCATTGGCAGAACCCCTCGCTCCAACCTGGCGACCTACACCGGCCTGTTCGACAACGTCCGTAAACTCTTCGCCGCCACCGAAGACGCGAAGGCGGCCGGTTACGACGCCGGACAGTTCTCCTTCAACGTTGCCAAAGGCCGCTGCCCGGTGTGCGAAGGGGAAGGCTTCGTCAGCGTCGAGCTGCTCTTCATGCCGAGCGTCTACGCGCCCTGTCCGACCTGCCATGGTGCCCGCTACAACCCCGACACCCTGGCCATCCGTTGGCAAAACCTCACCATTGCCCAAGTCCTGCAACTGACCGTCGAACAGGCCGTCGATGTATTCGTCGACCAACCGGCAGTGCTCAGATCGCTGACCGTCCTGCGTGATATCGGCCTGGGCTACCTGCGGCTGGGTCAACCCGCGACGGAGCTGTCCGGTGGCGAAGCGCAGCGCATCAAACTGGCGACGGAACTGCAGCGCACCCAGCGCGGCGCCACGCTTTACGTGCTGGACGAGCCGACAACAGGACTGCACCCGACCGATGTGGACCGCCTGCTCAAGCAACTCAATGCGCTGGTTGACGGCGGGCACACGGTTATTGTCGTCGAGCATGAGATGCGTGTCGTGGCGCAGAGCGACTGGGTGATCGACATCGGGCCGGGGGCCGGCGATCAGGGCGGTCATGTCGTCGCAAGCGGCACGCCGGAAAAAGTCGCTAAATCCAAGGCGAGCCGCACTGCACCGTTTTTGCGGGCGATTATCGCGGGCTGA
- the modC gene encoding molybdenum ABC transporter ATP-binding protein produces the protein MTPSIDVRLNVDFPNFSLGVDLSLPGRGVTALYGHSGSGKTTCLRCIAGLEKPKDAFIRVNGEVWQDSANGIFLAPHKRSLGYVFQEASLFAHLTVRGNLEFGLQRIAASERRVKLDQATALLGIDHLLTRQPDTLSGGERQRVGIARALLTSPRLLLLDEPLAALDARRKSEILPYLERLHDELDIPMLYVSHSQDEVARLADHLVLVSDGKALASGPIGETLARLDLPLAMGDDAGVVIEGQVSAYDSAYHLVTVRLPASNLSIRVAHASLEAGKSLRFKIQARDVSLNLQPDDQSSILNRLPVTVVSEVAADNAAHVLVRLDAEGTPLLARITRYSRDQLHLHPGQRLWAQIKSVALLA, from the coding sequence ATGACGCCCTCCATCGACGTCCGGCTGAACGTGGACTTCCCGAATTTCTCGCTCGGCGTTGACCTGTCTCTTCCGGGGCGCGGCGTCACGGCGCTGTACGGCCATTCCGGCTCGGGCAAGACCACCTGCCTGCGCTGCATCGCAGGCCTTGAAAAGCCAAAAGACGCGTTCATTCGCGTTAACGGCGAGGTCTGGCAAGACAGTGCCAACGGTATCTTTCTCGCCCCGCACAAACGCTCGCTCGGCTATGTGTTTCAGGAAGCCAGCCTGTTTGCTCACCTCACGGTGCGCGGCAACCTGGAGTTCGGCCTCCAGCGCATCGCGGCCAGTGAACGCAGGGTCAAACTCGATCAGGCCACGGCATTACTGGGCATTGATCACCTGCTGACGCGTCAGCCCGACACGCTTTCCGGCGGCGAACGCCAGCGCGTCGGTATCGCCCGCGCCTTGCTCACTAGCCCCCGCCTGCTGTTGCTGGACGAACCGCTCGCGGCGCTGGACGCGCGCCGCAAAAGCGAAATCCTGCCGTACCTTGAACGCCTGCACGACGAACTCGACATCCCTATGCTCTACGTCAGCCATTCCCAGGATGAAGTCGCGCGCCTTGCCGACCACTTGGTGCTGGTCAGTGACGGGAAAGCGCTGGCCAGCGGGCCCATTGGCGAAACACTGGCCAGGCTGGACCTGCCACTGGCGATGGGCGATGACGCTGGCGTGGTGATCGAGGGTCAGGTGAGCGCGTACGACTCGGCCTATCACCTGGTGACCGTGCGCCTGCCGGCCAGCAACCTGTCGATTCGGGTGGCGCACGCGTCACTGGAAGCGGGCAAATCTCTACGTTTCAAGATTCAGGCGCGCGACGTCAGCCTTAACCTGCAGCCGGACGACCAAAGCAGCATTCTCAATCGCCTGCCGGTCACGGTCGTCAGCGAAGTTGCCGCCGATAACGCAGCGCATGTGCTGGTGCGCCTCGATGCCGAAGGCACTCCCTTGTTGGCGCGCATCACACGCTATTCGCGGGACCAGTTGCACCTGCATCCCGGACAGCGGCTCTGGGCGCAAATCAAATCGGTGGCGCTGCTCGCCTGA
- a CDS encoding MDR family oxidoreductase, whose product MFNAILIDKDDSGYHVQLTALDEARLPEGDVTVCVAYSTLNYKDALAITGKGPIVRTFPMIPGVDLAGTVEQSSNPDFKPGDQVVLNGWGVGEGHWGGLAQMARLEGKWLIPLPAAFTAAQAMAIGTAGYTAMLAVMALEKNGVTPDKGEILVTGANGGVGSFSIAILAKLGYQVVASTGRLEESDYLKQLGAAEVIDRATLSQPGRPLARERWAGAIDSVGSHTLANICASMRYWGTVAACGLAQGMEFPASVAPFILRGVTLAGIDSVMRPRQDRIDAWARLATDLDPARLALITHEIGLGEVIETAHRLMDGQVRGRVVVNTQR is encoded by the coding sequence ATGTTCAATGCCATTTTGATCGACAAGGACGACAGCGGTTATCACGTCCAACTGACCGCCCTCGACGAAGCACGTTTGCCTGAGGGTGACGTCACGGTGTGCGTGGCCTACAGCACGCTCAACTACAAGGACGCGCTGGCCATTACCGGCAAAGGGCCGATTGTGCGCACGTTTCCCATGATCCCGGGCGTAGACCTTGCAGGAACGGTGGAACAGAGCAGCAACCCGGACTTCAAACCGGGCGATCAGGTGGTGCTCAACGGCTGGGGCGTCGGCGAGGGTCATTGGGGCGGTCTTGCGCAAATGGCGCGCCTTGAAGGCAAATGGCTGATTCCGCTGCCGGCCGCGTTCACTGCGGCTCAGGCCATGGCCATTGGGACTGCGGGTTACACGGCAATGTTGGCGGTCATGGCACTGGAAAAGAATGGTGTGACCCCGGATAAGGGCGAGATTCTGGTGACCGGTGCCAATGGCGGCGTCGGCAGTTTCTCCATCGCGATTCTGGCGAAGCTGGGTTACCAGGTTGTGGCCTCGACAGGGCGTCTGGAAGAAAGCGACTACCTCAAGCAACTGGGCGCAGCCGAGGTCATCGACCGGGCAACGCTCTCGCAACCGGGGCGTCCGCTGGCCAGGGAACGCTGGGCTGGGGCCATTGATTCGGTCGGCAGTCACACGCTGGCGAATATCTGCGCCAGCATGCGCTATTGGGGCACGGTCGCCGCGTGCGGCCTGGCACAAGGCATGGAGTTTCCGGCGTCGGTGGCGCCGTTCATTCTCCGCGGGGTGACGCTCGCCGGGATCGACAGTGTCATGCGGCCGCGTCAGGACCGCATAGACGCGTGGGCACGTCTGGCGACCGATCTGGACCCGGCGCGGCTGGCGCTGATCACCCATGAAATCGGCTTGGGAGAGGTGATTGAAACCGCGCACCGGCTCATGGACGGGCAGGTGCGTGGCAGGGTGGTGGTCAACACTCAGCGTTAA
- the modB gene encoding molybdate ABC transporter permease subunit: MPLDSADLSAIWLTLKLASLTTVILLIIGTPIALWLARTRSWLKGPIGAVVALPLVLPPTVIGFYLLLLLGPNGALGQLTQSLGLGTLTFSFTGLVIGSVLYSMPFVVQPLQNAFVAIGPRPLEVAATLRADPWDTFFSVILPLARPGFITGAILGFAHTVGEFGVVLMIGGNIPQKTRVVSTQIYNHVEALEYTQAHWLAGAMLVFSFLVLLVLYSSGKTKSAWS; this comes from the coding sequence ATGCCACTGGACAGTGCCGACCTCTCGGCGATCTGGCTGACGCTGAAACTGGCGTCACTGACCACCGTGATCCTGCTGATTATCGGCACGCCCATCGCGTTATGGCTAGCGCGCACCCGGTCCTGGCTCAAAGGTCCGATTGGCGCCGTGGTGGCGTTGCCGCTGGTACTGCCGCCCACGGTGATCGGCTTTTATTTGCTGCTGTTGCTCGGCCCGAATGGTGCACTGGGACAGTTAACCCAAAGCCTGGGGCTCGGCACCCTCACTTTCAGCTTCACCGGCCTTGTGATCGGGTCCGTTTTGTATTCCATGCCCTTCGTCGTACAGCCTCTGCAAAATGCATTTGTGGCGATCGGCCCTCGGCCTCTTGAGGTCGCGGCGACCCTGCGTGCGGACCCTTGGGACACCTTTTTCTCCGTGATCCTTCCGCTCGCGCGCCCTGGTTTCATCACTGGTGCGATCCTTGGTTTTGCGCACACGGTTGGCGAGTTCGGCGTGGTGCTGATGATCGGTGGCAACATCCCGCAAAAAACCCGCGTGGTGTCGACGCAGATCTACAACCACGTCGAGGCGCTGGAATACACACAAGCCCATTGGCTGGCCGGCGCCATGCTGGTGTTCTCATTCCTGGTTCTGTTGGTGCTCTACTCCAGCGGCAAGACCAAATCGGCCTGGAGTTGA
- a CDS encoding DNA topoisomerase IB, producing the protein MPDTTLIEDLPKDLHYVDDRQPGFSRKILRGKFVYFDTHGERIRDEAEIKRINALVIPPAYTDVWICADPRGHLQATGRDARGRKQYRYHPRWREIRDENKYSRMIAFGTVLPKVRRQLEAQLAVPGMGREKIMAAVVSLLDQTLIRIGNSQYARDNRSYGLTTLRNKHVDVHGSKIIFEFRGKSGVEHQLSVTDRRLANIIKRCMELPGQNLFQYLDEDGHRHTVTSSDINQYLHELTGADFTAKDYRTWAGSAMALAALRKLDWEPEADAKKHIVAMVKEVARLLGNTPAVCRKCYIHPAVLEAFVIGELAKLPRSRQRKGLRLEEAALAGFLKGLQAAEAIRESTGEKA; encoded by the coding sequence ATGCCGGACACCACCCTCATCGAAGATTTGCCCAAGGATCTGCACTACGTCGACGACAGGCAGCCGGGGTTTTCGCGCAAGATCCTGCGCGGCAAATTTGTGTATTTCGATACACACGGCGAACGCATTCGGGATGAAGCCGAGATCAAGCGCATCAATGCGCTGGTCATCCCGCCCGCCTACACCGACGTGTGGATCTGCGCCGATCCGCGCGGTCATCTTCAAGCCACCGGCCGCGATGCACGGGGTCGCAAGCAATATCGCTATCACCCTCGCTGGCGGGAGATTCGGGATGAAAACAAATACTCCCGAATGATCGCCTTCGGCACGGTGCTACCCAAGGTTCGCAGGCAGCTGGAGGCACAACTGGCAGTGCCCGGCATGGGGCGTGAGAAGATCATGGCGGCGGTGGTCTCCTTGCTCGATCAGACATTGATCCGCATCGGCAACAGCCAGTACGCCCGTGATAACCGTTCCTACGGCCTGACGACCCTGCGCAACAAGCACGTCGATGTGCACGGCAGTAAGATCATCTTCGAGTTTCGCGGCAAAAGCGGCGTGGAACATCAGCTCAGCGTCACCGACCGGCGTCTGGCCAATATCATCAAACGCTGCATGGAGCTGCCCGGACAAAACCTCTTCCAGTACCTTGATGAGGACGGCCACCGCCACACAGTCACATCTTCAGACATCAATCAGTACCTGCACGAACTCACGGGTGCTGATTTCACTGCCAAGGACTATCGAACCTGGGCCGGCAGCGCAATGGCCCTGGCGGCGCTGCGCAAGCTGGACTGGGAGCCGGAAGCCGACGCGAAGAAACATATCGTTGCCATGGTCAAGGAAGTGGCCCGGCTGCTGGGGAACACCCCCGCAGTGTGCCGCAAATGCTACATCCACCCGGCGGTTCTGGAAGCCTTCGTCATCGGCGAACTGGCGAAACTGCCACGTTCACGACAACGCAAGGGTCTGCGGCTTGAAGAGGCGGCACTGGCCGGATTTCTAAAGGGACTGCAGGCCGCTGAAGCGATACGCGAATCCACAGGAGAAAAGGCATGA
- a CDS encoding TetR/AcrR family transcriptional regulator codes for MNETISTPKRRGRPPKVARDDQFDTRTALVRCGVEVLTEQGFMATGIDGILKRVGVPKGSFYHYFPSKEVFGLEVLESYAGYFARRLDRWLLDETLTPLERLAGFVQHSKLSMARYDYRRGCLVGNMGQEVSVLPEGFREALERTFLDWQRRLSICFEAAKQAGELPASADSQALAAYFWIGWEGAVLRARLVQSDSPINIFIAGFLRGLPR; via the coding sequence ATGAACGAGACGATCTCAACACCCAAGCGTCGTGGCCGTCCACCCAAGGTGGCGCGCGACGACCAGTTCGACACCCGCACGGCGCTGGTGCGCTGTGGCGTGGAAGTCCTGACTGAGCAAGGCTTCATGGCGACAGGTATCGACGGCATCCTCAAGCGCGTCGGTGTGCCGAAAGGATCCTTCTACCACTACTTCCCCAGCAAAGAAGTCTTTGGCCTCGAGGTGCTGGAAAGCTACGCCGGTTACTTCGCCAGGCGCCTTGACCGCTGGTTGCTCGACGAGACGCTGACGCCACTTGAGCGATTGGCAGGCTTCGTTCAGCACTCCAAGCTCAGCATGGCGCGTTACGACTACCGCCGTGGTTGCCTGGTCGGCAACATGGGCCAAGAAGTGAGCGTATTGCCGGAAGGTTTTCGTGAGGCGCTGGAGCGCACATTCCTCGACTGGCAGCGACGACTGAGTATCTGCTTCGAGGCCGCCAAGCAAGCAGGTGAGTTGCCCGCCAGCGCCGATTCACAAGCGCTGGCGGCGTACTTCTGGATTGGCTGGGAAGGTGCTGTGCTTCGCGCCCGACTGGTTCAAAGCGACAGCCCGATCAACATCTTCATTGCCGGATTTCTACGCGGCCTGCCGCGATGA
- the pgsA gene encoding CDP-diacylglycerol--glycerol-3-phosphate 3-phosphatidyltransferase produces MNIPNLITVLRVLLIPIFILLFYLPYYWSYMAASSVFALAAATDWLDGYLARRLEQSTPFGAFLDPVADKLMVAVALVLLVQAHANFWLTLPAAVIIGREIVISALREWMAELGARAQVAVSNLGKWKTAAQMLALVILLANPPAFTFWVVLGYVLLMVAAGLTLWSMVQYLRAAWPHLRTTTDEK; encoded by the coding sequence ATGAATATCCCTAATCTGATTACCGTATTACGTGTCCTGCTGATTCCGATCTTCATTCTATTGTTCTACCTGCCTTATTACTGGAGCTACATGGCGGCCAGTTCGGTTTTCGCATTGGCAGCGGCCACTGACTGGCTCGACGGCTACCTGGCCCGGCGTCTGGAGCAGAGCACGCCGTTCGGTGCGTTCCTTGATCCGGTCGCCGACAAACTCATGGTGGCCGTGGCGTTGGTCCTGCTGGTTCAGGCTCATGCCAATTTCTGGCTGACGTTGCCGGCTGCCGTCATCATCGGACGCGAGATCGTGATCTCGGCGCTGCGTGAATGGATGGCCGAGCTTGGCGCTCGTGCTCAGGTCGCGGTGTCAAATCTGGGCAAATGGAAAACCGCCGCGCAGATGCTTGCGTTGGTCATCCTCTTGGCTAACCCGCCCGCGTTCACGTTCTGGGTTGTGCTGGGTTACGTTCTGCTGATGGTCGCGGCGGGGCTGACCTTGTGGTCGATGGTGCAGTACCTCCGGGCCGCGTGGCCGCATCTGCGCACCACGACCGATGAAAAATAA
- a CDS encoding YoaK family protein — MTVNVAGKRFARLRGRVGLLFVGTLSIIAGMTDAIGFMVTGDFVSFMSGNTTRLAVSIDQSNPALALHIGMLIAAFVIGNALGVIAARFSRRRAWPLLMAIGALLCLCGASGEGAAPFLLAVISMGMINAVVEEVNGLPIGLTYVTGALSRFGRGLGRWCLGERRNGWRVQLIPWAGMLAGAIVGGLLAQSFGIKAMVVSGLSTLLLAVVSAAIPRSWQLRFMPR; from the coding sequence ATGACCGTAAATGTGGCAGGCAAGCGATTCGCTCGCCTCAGGGGACGTGTCGGGCTACTGTTTGTCGGCACCTTGTCCATCATCGCGGGCATGACGGACGCGATCGGATTCATGGTCACCGGTGACTTCGTCTCGTTTATGAGCGGTAACACCACGCGCCTCGCGGTTTCCATCGACCAGTCAAACCCTGCCCTCGCCCTTCATATCGGCATGCTCATCGCAGCATTTGTCATCGGCAACGCGCTCGGGGTCATCGCTGCCCGTTTCTCCAGACGACGCGCCTGGCCATTGCTCATGGCGATTGGGGCCTTGCTCTGCCTGTGCGGAGCGTCAGGTGAAGGTGCCGCGCCCTTCCTCCTGGCCGTCATCTCGATGGGGATGATCAATGCGGTTGTCGAGGAAGTGAACGGCCTGCCGATCGGGCTGACCTACGTGACAGGGGCGCTGTCCAGGTTTGGACGAGGTTTGGGGCGCTGGTGTCTGGGCGAACGCCGCAACGGTTGGCGCGTCCAGCTCATTCCCTGGGCGGGCATGCTGGCCGGTGCCATCGTCGGCGGACTGCTGGCTCAATCCTTCGGGATCAAGGCCATGGTCGTGAGCGGACTGTCCACTTTGCTGTTGGCCGTAGTGTCAGCCGCCATTCCCCGGAGCTGGCAGCTGCGATTTATGCCGCGCTAG